The window CGGCGGCCTCTAAGAAGTCGTCTCTCCACAGCTTGTACCACCCCTGCGCCTGCATGGACTCGAGGATCAGCGCGGCCGCCTCGGCATCGCCTCTGAGGATTTTCGGGAAGGCTCTGTCGAAGGCCTCGTGCAGGGCGAGCCACTCCTGCGCGTAGGGCCCCCTCGGCCTCTTGGGCTGCTCGACCCTCTTCGCCGGCCTGCCCTCCTCGTCTACATAGCCGTGGTGGAGCAGGGATCTGTACAGAGCTCTGGCGACTGGCAAGTCCGTCGCGCCGGCCGCCTTCGCGTCGAGCCACCACTTCAAGGCGTACCAGACGCTCCAGCGGAGGGCGTTGACCATATCGCCTATCCCGCCCGCGCCGGCCAAATAGCCTCTGAACCTCCTCAATATGGAGAGGGCGTCGAGGAGCGACATCATAGGCACTTCAATATGCCCATCCTCTCCAGTCTGACGAGCAGGAGGCGGGTGGAGGCGTCGACGCAGGGACAGCCCAGCGCCTCGAGGACCCTCCTCTGAACGTCCTCCGGAAGCGCGGAGAACCTCTCCCAGTCGGCCACCTCGCAGTCCAGCCGCTCCCGCCTCCTCTGCGCCAACATATGTCGTTACTGGGGATCGGCCCTATATGGCTTATTACACGGGCGGATAGAATATATAGCGGTGCCCCGGGGGGCTACATGCGGCGGTACACCGACAGGTTTATACTGACGCCTGGCCCCACTGAGATACCCCACAGGGTGAGGGCGGCATTGATCAGGGAGACCACGAACCCCGATCTGGACCCCGGCTTCCTGGACCTCTACAACTCGGTGAGGGCTAGGCTCAAGAGACTCGTCGGCGCCGAGAAGGGCGATCTGTACATCTGGGTGGGCGAGGCCATGCTGGGGCTCGACGCGGCCGTGGCCAACACGGTGAGGGAGGGCACCAAGGTCTTGGTCATAGACAACGGGGTCTTCGGCGAGGGCTTCGCAGACTTGGTCAAGCTCTACGGCGGGCGGCCGGTGACCCTCGGCCTCGACTGGCGGAGGTCGGCCGACCTCCACGCGGTGGAGAGGGCGCTGGAGCTGCACAAGGACGTGGAGGTGGTCACGCTGGTCCACTGCGACACGCCGTCGGCTCTCCTGAACGACTTGAGGGAGCTGGGGAAGGTCGTGAGGTCCTTCGGCCCGCTCCTCGTCGTCGACTCGGTCTCCGCCGTGGGGGCTACCGAGATAAAGTTCGACGACTGGGGGATAGACGTCTTGATCGGAGGCAGCCAGAAGGCCTTGAACGTGCCCACGGGCTTGACCATATTCGCCGCCAGCGAGAGGGCTTGGGAGAGGTTCAAGGCGGTGGGCCGCGGCTCCTTCTACCTCAACCCCATGTTGTGGAAGGAGATGCTGGACGGGCGGGGGGTATTCCCCTACACGTTCTCCGACGTGTTGCTCTACGCCCTCGACGAGGGCCTCAAGATGATATTCGAGGAGGGCCTCGACTCTGTCTACGCCAGGCACGAGGCCGCGAGGAGGGCCGCGAGGGCCGCCCTTGAGGCCATGGGGCTCCAGCCGTACACCGCCGACGTCTCCTGCACCTGCCCCACCGTCACGGCGTTCGCGCCGCCTCCGGGCATAAGGCCGGCCGACGTCAGGAAAATCGCCTGGGAGAAATACGGCGTGATGATAGCCGGGAGCTGGGGCAAACTGGAGGACTCTGTGCTCAGAATAGGCCACATGGGCGTCCAGGCCTCCTACGCCCACCTCGCGCTGGCCTTCTCGGCTCTGGGCAGAGCGCTTGCCGATCTGGGCTACAAAGCCGACGTAGGCGCCGCCCTGGAGGCCATAGCGGAGCGTTTCTAGTCGGCTTTCATCTACAAAGCTTTTTAATGCCGGACCATCAAGGCCCATGAGGAGGCTCTCGGCGACCTATCTCCCCGTCCTCGTGGCGCGCGTAGGCTCCGGCGCGGGCGCCGCCGTGACCTCCTTCCTATTCCCCGGCCAGGAGCTGGCGGTCGGCGCCATCCTCGCCGTATATCCCCTGCTGGAGGCCCTCGGCTCCTTTGCGGCGGGCCGGTACGCGGATAGGTTCGGCCGGCGGCCCGCCATGATTCTGGGCTACCTCGCCAGGCTCGCCGCCACGGCCCTCATGTACCCCGCCTTGGTCTGGGGAGCTGGCCCCCTCGCGGTGGGGGCGCTCAACGCCGCGTCGGGCTTCTTCACCGCCTTCATCCTGGTGTCGTCCCTCGCCATGGTCACGGACCTGACCGACGCGGGCAATAGAGGCCTCGGCATGGGGGCCTTCGAGCTGGCTAACCTCGGCGGCTACGCCGTGGGCTACGTGATAGGCGCGGCCCTCTTCCAGACGCTCGGCGGCGCCGGCTCTTTCGCCGTGCTGGCCGCCTTCACTGCAGTCCTGACGCCGTTCGTGTTGGCCATGGCCGAGACCGCCCCCGTCAAGGGACTCTCCATACCGCTCAACCCCTTCAAGGGCCTTCCGCCGACCACTTGGCCGGCCATACCTCTCTGGTTCGCGCTGACGACGTTCATAGGCATGGGCATATACTCCGGCCGGGCTATAGCTAACGCCCTCTCGGCCTCGTCCAGGCTCGCGCACGTCGAGTCGGGCCTCTTGCTCTCCGGCGCGCTTATCGTCGTGGGCCTGGGCGCTGTGCTCTTCGGGCGCCTCTCGGACAGATGGGGCAGGGAGAGGACGCTGAATCTGGGCATAGCCGGCGTCATGTCGGCGCTCGCGATGCTAGCGCTCCTCCTCGGCGTGGGGCTCCCGCCGCTGTTGGCGGTTGCTCTGGCCTCCCCTCTGGTCTTCCTGGCCTCCGCCATAGCGCCTTCCGTCCTGGCGATAGTCGGCGATAGGGCGCTCATAACCATGAGGGGCACCGCCATGGGCCTCTACAGCGTCGTCCTGGGCGTGGGGATGGCGCTGGGGGCTATGGTGGGCGCGGCGTCCGCCGTGGCGCTCGGAGGGCTTCTGGGCATAGTCCTGGCCGCCCTCGCCATATTCTCGACAGCCACGGCGCTCTACTTCGCGCTCAAGGTCGCGACGGCGAGGATACGTAGATATAACGGCGATAGACCGGCGAGCTCCCCGCGTACAGAACGGCCGTGATATTGTAGGAGCCGGGCCCCAGGACGGCCGGGGCGTATCCGAGGCGCGTCCCGTTGACGAACAGGGCCCAGTCGCCGTCGGGCGGCGTCAGCAGCACGGCGGGGCCCTGCGCCGTCCAGACCACCGAGATCTCCGGGCGCCAGAGCAGATACACGGCCGATCTGCCCGCCGTCTGCACTACCGTGTCGCCGTAGGCGTACTCCGCGAGGCCCTCCGCCGCGCTTGTCCTCTCGGCGGTGACGGGGTTCGCG of the Thermoproteus uzoniensis 768-20 genome contains:
- a CDS encoding pyridoxal-phosphate-dependent aminotransferase family protein produces the protein MRRYTDRFILTPGPTEIPHRVRAALIRETTNPDLDPGFLDLYNSVRARLKRLVGAEKGDLYIWVGEAMLGLDAAVANTVREGTKVLVIDNGVFGEGFADLVKLYGGRPVTLGLDWRRSADLHAVERALELHKDVEVVTLVHCDTPSALLNDLRELGKVVRSFGPLLVVDSVSAVGATEIKFDDWGIDVLIGGSQKALNVPTGLTIFAASERAWERFKAVGRGSFYLNPMLWKEMLDGRGVFPYTFSDVLLYALDEGLKMIFEEGLDSVYARHEAARRAARAALEAMGLQPYTADVSCTCPTVTAFAPPPGIRPADVRKIAWEKYGVMIAGSWGKLEDSVLRIGHMGVQASYAHLALAFSALGRALADLGYKADVGAALEAIAERF
- a CDS encoding MFS transporter, whose protein sequence is MRRLSATYLPVLVARVGSGAGAAVTSFLFPGQELAVGAILAVYPLLEALGSFAAGRYADRFGRRPAMILGYLARLAATALMYPALVWGAGPLAVGALNAASGFFTAFILVSSLAMVTDLTDAGNRGLGMGAFELANLGGYAVGYVIGAALFQTLGGAGSFAVLAAFTAVLTPFVLAMAETAPVKGLSIPLNPFKGLPPTTWPAIPLWFALTTFIGMGIYSGRAIANALSASSRLAHVESGLLLSGALIVVGLGAVLFGRLSDRWGRERTLNLGIAGVMSALAMLALLLGVGLPPLLAVALASPLVFLASAIAPSVLAIVGDRALITMRGTAMGLYSVVLGVGMALGAMVGAASAVALGGLLGIVLAALAIFSTATALYFALKVATARIRRYNGDRPASSPRTERP